From Chryseobacterium sp. H1D6B, a single genomic window includes:
- a CDS encoding SusC/RagA family TonB-linked outer membrane protein: protein MKNFTNVLKIAPAFLLAGTIMHAQTKDSVTKEKRIEEVVLIGYGKQKKSDLTGSITSVSAKDFNGGATSAGQLIQGKTPGVQITNNSGAPGSGTAIRIRGTASLNGNNSPLIVIDGVPQDFVGVNGVADPLSLINPNDIETFDILKDASATAIYGNRASNGVILVTTKKGSTGKFKVNFSTVTSVSTKMGNVDVLNADEFRDFVNTYASAPYKAKLGNANTNWQDQIYQAAWGTDNNVAFSGGVKGLPYRLSVGYNEQNGIVKTNSFRRTSVGLNLSPKFFDNHLSVNVNAKGTFTDNRFVDPGVIKTATYFDPTQPVYSGNSNFGGYYEWLDPGSVNGFNVNSTSNPLGMLNGIHDVSSVLRGLGNIQLDYKFHFLPDLHFNVNAGYDYTKSDGQKKVSAFYRPGVNDNGGSSIYSMEKKNKLLETYFNYVKNIAAINTGVDVTAGYSYQDFQTIIPGSINYKGNAPTKINNDFETQNTLISFYGRAIFTVANKYVISGSIRRDGSSRFFNGTRDNLWGNFPGVSVAWKLNEESFIKNITAISSLKLRAGWGKTGQQELPALDGNKPFNYPAYAAYNPSSPGADYQFGNQFYFMYRPNIYNPYLTWETTATKNLGLDFGFLNNRISGSLDVFKKDTNNLLVLSNVAAGDLSNQNLLNVGNMVNKGIEGSITVIPVKNKNTTWEVSFNATHYKPEITKLLDRADASFNIPVGGIEGGSGNTIQAHAVGYAPNAFWVYQQAYDTNGKPLDGVYVDRNGDGKINTADKYYYKSTTPDAILGFSTKISYKDWDFGLSARAVLGNYVYNNAASNSSLQSASTNEYLQNVYATAPVYQFSVPQYFSDIYVENASFLRLDNINIGYNFGDVFSKGSNLRLYGMAQNVFVITKYSGVDPEVFNNIDNGYYQMPRIYSLGFNFQF, encoded by the coding sequence TTGAAAAATTTTACAAATGTGCTCAAGATTGCGCCTGCATTCTTATTGGCTGGTACCATAATGCATGCTCAGACAAAAGACTCCGTAACTAAGGAGAAAAGAATAGAAGAAGTGGTACTCATCGGGTATGGTAAACAGAAGAAATCTGATCTTACCGGATCTATTACTTCAGTATCAGCAAAGGATTTTAATGGCGGGGCGACTTCTGCCGGACAGCTGATTCAAGGAAAGACTCCCGGGGTGCAGATAACGAATAACAGTGGAGCGCCCGGTTCAGGAACTGCAATAAGAATTAGAGGAACTGCATCTTTGAATGGCAACAACTCACCGCTTATTGTTATTGACGGTGTTCCTCAAGATTTTGTGGGGGTAAATGGTGTTGCAGATCCTTTATCCTTAATTAATCCAAATGATATTGAAACCTTTGATATCTTAAAAGATGCTTCTGCTACAGCTATTTATGGTAACAGAGCTTCCAATGGGGTTATTTTAGTTACTACAAAAAAAGGAAGCACCGGGAAGTTTAAAGTAAATTTCTCTACAGTTACTTCAGTTTCTACTAAAATGGGAAATGTAGATGTACTTAATGCTGATGAGTTTAGAGATTTTGTTAATACTTATGCTTCAGCGCCTTATAAAGCAAAGCTTGGAAATGCTAATACCAATTGGCAGGATCAAATTTACCAGGCGGCTTGGGGAACAGATAACAATGTAGCATTCTCAGGTGGTGTTAAAGGGCTTCCATACCGTTTATCAGTTGGCTATAACGAACAAAATGGTATTGTAAAAACAAATTCTTTCAGGAGAACATCAGTAGGTTTGAACTTAAGTCCTAAATTCTTCGACAATCATTTATCTGTTAATGTAAATGCAAAAGGTACTTTTACAGACAATAGATTTGTAGATCCGGGAGTTATTAAAACTGCTACTTATTTTGACCCTACACAACCAGTGTATTCTGGGAATTCTAACTTTGGGGGATATTACGAATGGCTGGATCCGGGTTCTGTAAATGGTTTTAATGTAAATTCCACTTCTAATCCATTAGGAATGCTTAATGGAATCCATGATGTTTCATCTGTTCTGAGAGGGCTGGGAAATATCCAGCTGGATTATAAATTTCATTTTCTGCCTGATCTGCATTTTAATGTCAATGCAGGGTATGACTATACTAAAAGTGACGGACAGAAAAAGGTAAGTGCATTTTACAGACCGGGTGTCAATGATAATGGCGGCTCAAGCATATACAGCATGGAGAAGAAAAATAAGTTATTGGAAACTTATTTCAACTATGTGAAGAATATTGCTGCAATTAACACCGGAGTAGATGTTACGGCGGGATATTCTTACCAGGATTTTCAAACAATAATTCCAGGATCGATCAATTATAAAGGAAATGCTCCTACTAAAATTAATAATGATTTTGAAACCCAAAATACATTAATTTCTTTTTATGGAAGAGCAATTTTTACAGTAGCAAATAAATATGTGATTTCGGGATCGATTAGAAGAGATGGTTCTTCCAGATTCTTTAACGGAACAAGAGATAATTTATGGGGTAACTTCCCGGGAGTTTCTGTTGCCTGGAAATTAAATGAAGAAAGTTTTATCAAAAATATCACAGCTATAAGCTCCTTGAAGTTAAGAGCAGGATGGGGTAAAACAGGCCAGCAGGAGCTTCCGGCTCTGGATGGAAATAAACCTTTCAATTATCCGGCTTATGCAGCGTACAATCCAAGTTCTCCGGGAGCTGATTATCAGTTTGGAAACCAGTTTTATTTCATGTACCGTCCCAATATTTATAATCCATACCTTACCTGGGAAACAACTGCAACTAAGAATTTAGGACTGGATTTTGGATTTTTAAATAACAGAATCTCCGGATCTTTGGATGTATTTAAAAAAGACACCAATAATCTTTTAGTTCTTTCCAATGTTGCCGCAGGAGACTTAAGCAACCAAAATTTACTGAATGTAGGAAATATGGTAAATAAAGGGATTGAAGGAAGTATCACTGTAATTCCTGTAAAAAACAAAAATACTACTTGGGAAGTAAGCTTTAACGCAACTCATTACAAACCGGAAATCACTAAGCTTCTAGATAGAGCGGATGCAAGTTTTAATATTCCTGTCGGAGGAATTGAAGGAGGTTCTGGGAATACCATTCAGGCCCATGCTGTAGGATATGCTCCGAATGCGTTTTGGGTATACCAGCAGGCATATGACACAAATGGAAAACCTTTAGACGGGGTATATGTAGATAGAAACGGAGACGGAAAAATAAATACGGCTGATAAATATTACTATAAATCGACAACACCAGATGCAATTTTAGGTTTCTCAACTAAAATATCTTATAAGGACTGGGATTTTGGGTTAAGTGCAAGAGCCGTCTTAGGGAATTATGTTTATAATAATGCGGCATCCAACAGTTCTCTGCAGTCTGCATCTACCAATGAATATTTACAGAATGTGTATGCAACAGCTCCAGTTTATCAATTTTCTGTTCCGCAGTATTTTTCTGATATCTATGTAGAGAATGCATCTTTCCTTAGACTGGATAATATTAATATTGGATATAATTTCGGAGACGTTTTTTCTAAAGGAAGTAACCTAAGGCTGTATGGTATGGCTCAGAATGTCTTTGTTATCACCAAATATTCGGGTGTAGATCCAGAAGTTTTTAATAACATAGATAATGGTTACTATCAGATGCCTAGGATATATTCATTAGGTTTTAATTTTCAATTTTAA
- the metG gene encoding methionine--tRNA ligase, with amino-acid sequence MSNRKMITAALPYANGPVHIGHLAGVYIPADVYARFQRRSGKDVAFICGSDEHGIPITIRAKKEGVTPQDIVDKYHEIIKKSFADLGISFDEYSRTTSKKHYETSQDFFKTLYEKGKFTEEVSEQYFDEQAGEFLADRYIVGTCPNCGNENAYGDQCEKCGSTLSPSELINPKSMLSGNVPILKETKNWYLPLNEYEDFLNEWIIEGHKDDWKPNVYGQVKSWLNDGLKPRAMTRDLNWGVPVPLPNAEGKVLYVWFDAPIGYISFTQEWAEKNGKDWKDYWQNENSDLVHFIGKDNIVFHCIIFPAMMKAHGDYIMPKNVPAFEFLNLENDKISTSRNWAVWAHEYVQDFPGQQDVLRYSLLSSAPETKDNNFTWKDFQTKNNSELVGIFGNFINRVAVLIHKHYNGVIPQGNENTPELQEINKAAKEISGFLENYEFRNALTALMNLARFGNQYLQTEEPWKTIKDNPEKTAHSLFVGAQIAVALAQLCEPFMPFSSEKLLTMFNVQKSDWDTVETKNVLIETGHTINESSLLFSKIEDDVIEAQIQKLEDTKQSNKKTNPNANPMKEEITFDDFTKIDLRTATIIEAEKVEKADKLLKLKVDTGVDVRTVVSGIAESFTPEEVIGKQVMILLNLAPRKIRGIESQGMLLLTTKADGKLSFVTPDESVENGIEIA; translated from the coding sequence ATGTCAAACAGAAAGATGATTACGGCGGCACTTCCATATGCAAACGGGCCGGTTCATATAGGACATTTGGCAGGTGTTTATATTCCTGCGGATGTTTATGCAAGATTTCAAAGAAGATCAGGAAAAGACGTCGCTTTCATCTGTGGTTCAGATGAACATGGAATTCCTATTACCATCAGAGCAAAAAAAGAAGGAGTAACCCCTCAAGATATTGTAGATAAATATCATGAAATTATTAAAAAGTCTTTTGCAGACTTAGGAATTTCATTTGATGAATATTCAAGAACGACTTCAAAAAAACATTACGAAACAAGCCAGGATTTTTTCAAGACCCTTTATGAAAAAGGAAAATTCACTGAAGAAGTTTCTGAGCAGTATTTTGATGAACAGGCCGGAGAATTTCTGGCCGATAGATACATCGTTGGAACATGCCCGAACTGCGGTAATGAAAATGCTTACGGAGACCAATGTGAGAAATGCGGTTCTACCCTTTCTCCTTCTGAGCTGATCAACCCAAAATCAATGTTGAGCGGCAATGTTCCTATTTTAAAAGAAACCAAAAACTGGTATCTTCCCTTAAACGAATATGAAGATTTCCTAAATGAGTGGATTATTGAAGGCCACAAAGACGACTGGAAGCCCAATGTTTACGGACAGGTAAAATCCTGGTTAAATGACGGATTGAAACCCCGCGCAATGACCAGAGACCTGAACTGGGGAGTTCCTGTTCCTTTACCGAATGCAGAAGGAAAAGTTCTTTACGTGTGGTTTGATGCACCCATCGGATATATTTCTTTCACTCAGGAATGGGCTGAGAAAAATGGAAAAGACTGGAAAGACTACTGGCAGAATGAAAACAGCGATCTTGTTCACTTTATTGGAAAAGACAATATTGTTTTCCACTGTATTATTTTTCCGGCAATGATGAAAGCTCACGGAGACTACATTATGCCGAAAAATGTTCCAGCTTTTGAATTTTTGAATCTTGAAAATGATAAGATCTCAACTTCAAGAAACTGGGCAGTATGGGCTCATGAATATGTTCAGGATTTCCCTGGACAGCAGGATGTCTTAAGATATTCCCTGCTTTCTTCAGCTCCGGAAACAAAGGATAATAATTTTACATGGAAAGATTTCCAGACAAAAAATAACTCTGAATTAGTTGGGATTTTCGGGAACTTTATCAACAGAGTTGCTGTTCTGATCCATAAACATTATAATGGTGTTATTCCACAAGGAAATGAAAATACTCCAGAATTACAGGAAATCAACAAAGCAGCGAAGGAAATTTCAGGATTCTTAGAGAATTATGAATTCAGAAATGCTTTAACCGCTTTAATGAATTTAGCCCGTTTTGGAAACCAGTATCTTCAAACTGAAGAACCTTGGAAAACCATTAAAGACAATCCTGAAAAAACAGCACATTCATTATTTGTCGGTGCTCAGATCGCTGTTGCGTTAGCTCAATTATGTGAACCGTTCATGCCTTTCAGTTCTGAAAAGCTATTGACTATGTTCAATGTTCAAAAATCCGACTGGGACACTGTTGAAACTAAAAATGTATTGATTGAAACAGGGCATACCATTAATGAAAGCTCTCTTCTTTTTTCAAAAATTGAAGATGACGTTATTGAGGCTCAGATCCAGAAATTAGAAGATACTAAACAAAGTAATAAAAAAACAAATCCTAACGCCAATCCTATGAAAGAAGAGATCACATTTGATGATTTTACTAAGATCGATCTAAGAACTGCAACGATTATTGAAGCTGAAAAAGTAGAAAAAGCAGACAAACTTTTAAAGCTAAAAGTGGATACCGGTGTAGATGTAAGAACAGTGGTTTCAGGGATCGCAGAAAGTTTCACTCCGGAAGAGGTTATTGGAAAGCAGGTGATGATTTTACTAAATCTTGCGCCAAGAAAGATCAGAGGCATTGAATCTCAGGGAATGTTATTATTAACTACAAAAGCTGACGGAAAATTATCTTTTGTAACACCTGACGAAAGTGTAGAAAACGGTATTGAAATTGCATAA
- a CDS encoding RagB/SusD family nutrient uptake outer membrane protein — translation MALMSVTSCVKDLEREPITDVTSASIFANFANYPNALAKLYGGLAMGGQVSGDGANYPDSDINGINGGFSQYTRLMYTMQEISTDEAVIGWNDGNLHTIHKMTWDASNEFIAALYYRIYTEIAFCNEFLRNMTDEKLASNGITGDNLTQAKYMRAEARFLRAQSYYHALDLFGNVPFVKEDYLPGSVNPPQRIERAALFNFVESELLACVNDMKAPKSNDYGRADQAAAWSLLARLYLNAEVYTGTQRNNDCITYCNKVIGAGYSIKPNYGSLFLADNNLNNPEAIFSVNFDGVNTQTNGGTTYLVHAAVGGSMAASDFGVNGGWSGIRTTKAFVEKFPASGADKRGNFYTNGQNLEINDLGSFTDGYAFIKFKNIKSDGSPGADKNWVEADIPLYRLADIYLMYAEATLRGGNGNLATAVNYVNELRQRAYGNTSGNVTSINLDFILDERARELSWELTRRTDLIRFGRFTTGDYLWPWKGNVKDGKAVESFRNLYPIPAKDIVANPNLVQNLGY, via the coding sequence ATGGCATTAATGTCCGTAACATCGTGCGTTAAAGATCTTGAACGGGAGCCTATCACAGACGTAACATCAGCAAGTATTTTTGCAAACTTTGCCAATTACCCTAACGCCCTGGCTAAATTATACGGCGGGCTGGCAATGGGCGGGCAGGTAAGCGGTGACGGTGCCAATTATCCAGACAGTGATATTAACGGAATTAACGGCGGTTTTTCCCAGTATACGAGACTCATGTACACCATGCAGGAAATATCTACCGATGAAGCAGTGATCGGCTGGAATGACGGCAACCTGCATACGATCCACAAAATGACTTGGGATGCTTCTAATGAATTTATTGCTGCTTTATATTACAGAATTTATACAGAAATTGCTTTTTGTAACGAGTTCTTGAGAAATATGACTGATGAAAAGCTGGCTTCTAATGGTATTACAGGGGATAATTTAACACAGGCAAAATATATGCGTGCAGAAGCAAGATTCTTAAGAGCTCAATCTTATTATCATGCTTTAGACTTATTTGGAAATGTGCCCTTTGTAAAAGAAGATTATCTTCCCGGATCAGTGAATCCGCCTCAAAGAATTGAAAGAGCAGCCTTGTTTAATTTCGTTGAATCTGAATTATTGGCCTGTGTAAATGATATGAAAGCCCCAAAATCAAATGATTACGGCAGAGCTGATCAGGCGGCGGCATGGTCACTGCTGGCCAGATTATATCTTAATGCAGAAGTGTATACAGGTACTCAAAGAAATAATGATTGTATCACTTATTGTAATAAAGTGATTGGTGCGGGATATTCAATAAAACCCAATTATGGTTCATTGTTTTTAGCAGATAATAATCTCAATAATCCAGAAGCAATTTTCAGTGTGAATTTTGACGGGGTGAATACCCAGACCAACGGTGGTACTACTTATCTCGTACATGCAGCTGTCGGCGGTTCAATGGCGGCCTCAGATTTCGGAGTGAACGGCGGATGGAGCGGTATCAGAACAACCAAAGCTTTCGTGGAGAAATTCCCGGCAAGCGGTGCAGATAAAAGAGGTAATTTTTACACAAACGGACAGAATCTTGAGATCAATGATTTAGGCTCATTTACTGACGGTTATGCCTTTATTAAATTTAAAAATATTAAAAGCGACGGATCTCCTGGTGCAGATAAAAACTGGGTAGAAGCAGATATTCCGCTGTATCGTTTGGCTGATATTTATTTGATGTATGCCGAAGCCACTCTTAGAGGAGGGAACGGAAATCTTGCAACAGCTGTTAACTATGTCAATGAACTAAGACAGAGAGCCTATGGAAACACCAGCGGAAATGTAACTTCTATTAATTTAGATTTTATTTTAGATGAGAGAGCAAGAGAATTATCATGGGAACTTACCAGAAGAACAGATCTTATCCGATTTGGAAGATTTACTACAGGTGATTATTTATGGCCGTGGAAGGGAAATGTGAAAGACGGAAAAGCAGTTGAAAGCTTTAGAAACCTTTATCCGATCCCGGCAAAAGATATTGTAGCGAATCCTAATCTGGTTCAGAATCTTGGGTATTAA
- a CDS encoding SusE domain-containing protein, protein MKHLFKILTIAFIGFLIVSCDKDEDQAVVNEVNQGKLSSDKTTVVLSEIIGGDAAINFTWVKPAFSVAIVPAQQLEFGIKGKNFKDSAGFDAGNDLTASPITHAQLNAIMFNLGAVPDAANQIEVRLKTIAGSAFFYSNVITLTVTPYTPNPDLVYPKINVPGGYAGAAGYANWTPANSPNLFSPEKDGKYRGFIHIADLTGEGAQYKFAINEDWPGNKGDDGTNTGKLKADGSNVLAPAVGTYYLKVDWAGNTYSAVKTDFGIIGDATPTGWNSDTDFVYNPATKKYEIASIQLLSTGVFKFRANDDWIIKFQPASADQTLTSGTAVQTYLNAENTVTGDPAYKVTAAGNYKIELDLHNAAYYKLTITKL, encoded by the coding sequence ATGAAGCATTTATTTAAAATATTAACAATAGCCTTTATTGGTTTTTTGATAGTTTCTTGTGACAAAGATGAAGATCAGGCCGTTGTAAATGAAGTTAATCAGGGTAAGCTTTCTTCTGATAAAACAACTGTAGTTTTAAGTGAAATTATAGGTGGTGATGCGGCGATAAACTTCACTTGGGTGAAACCTGCATTTAGTGTAGCTATAGTTCCTGCCCAGCAGCTGGAATTTGGGATTAAAGGAAAAAACTTTAAAGACAGTGCCGGCTTTGATGCAGGAAATGATCTTACAGCAAGTCCTATAACCCATGCTCAGTTAAATGCAATTATGTTTAACCTGGGGGCAGTTCCAGATGCTGCCAATCAAATTGAAGTAAGGCTGAAAACAATTGCCGGATCCGCATTTTTTTATTCAAATGTGATTACACTTACAGTTACTCCCTATACTCCGAACCCCGATTTAGTGTATCCTAAAATAAATGTTCCGGGAGGATATGCCGGAGCTGCAGGTTACGCAAACTGGACTCCAGCTAATTCTCCAAACCTATTTTCACCAGAAAAAGACGGGAAATACAGAGGATTTATCCACATTGCAGATCTTACAGGAGAAGGAGCACAGTATAAATTTGCCATTAATGAAGACTGGCCTGGAAATAAAGGAGATGATGGTACAAACACAGGTAAACTCAAAGCGGACGGAAGCAATGTATTGGCCCCTGCCGTTGGTACCTACTATCTAAAGGTCGACTGGGCGGGCAACACTTATTCTGCTGTTAAGACCGACTTTGGAATCATTGGGGATGCCACTCCTACAGGATGGAATTCTGATACTGATTTTGTATATAATCCCGCAACTAAAAAATATGAAATTGCATCCATCCAGCTTTTAAGTACAGGAGTGTTTAAGTTCAGAGCTAATGATGACTGGATCATAAAATTCCAGCCTGCAAGTGCCGACCAGACTTTAACTTCAGGAACAGCAGTACAAACTTATCTTAATGCTGAAAATACTGTGACAGGAGATCCTGCTTATAAAGTAACAGCAGCCGGTAATTATAAAATAGAATTGGATTTACATAATGCAGCCTATTATAAATTAACCATTACAAAATTATAG
- a CDS encoding glycoside hydrolase family 97 protein, with protein sequence MKKITVGALLFSMMFAGVNAQSLKSPDGKFEMDFQLKQGVPYYNLKYNGAVVVEDSKLGLRLFKDSSIKFASEIAKPEDEKFDLNNGFTKTDEKRDSKNETWQPVLGEKKNYINHYNELAVTLNQASSDRSIVVKFRLFNDGLGFRYEFPQQKNLNYFVIREEDSEIDFPTDMKAWWIVADYDSQEYQYQTTKISEIPGRWDKAFDANASQSLVKNAVQSPLMLKKEGKDPLYVNVAEAAVLNYPASHLEVDAQNFKFKTHLTADRQGAKGYIQTPSTTPWRTIIVSPKAEEVMDSKMIFNLNEPTKYTDTSYIHPTKYMGVWWEMIIGKSQWAYSTAENVHLDTTDFSKLTPNGKHAANNTKVKEYIDFAAENGFQGLLIEGWNIGWEDWFGHSKEFVFDFITPYPDFDIKMLNEYAHSKGIKLIMHHETSGSATNYERWADKAFQLMNKYGYDAVKTGYVGDIIPRGEHHYSQWTINHFYRIAEKANEYKIMVNSHESVRPTGESRTYPNYISAEAARGTEYEAFGGNNADHQTILPFTRWMGGSMDYTPGIFQTKLDYYFPGDKRFVKTTLVKQLALYVTMYMPLQMAADLPENYKKHMDAFQFIKDVAADWDDTKILSAEPGDYVITARKAKGTENWFVGGITDENKREYTLDFSFLDKGKKYEAVIYEDGKDADYIDNPQSYTIYKKQITSKSKISFKMARSGGFAVSIKPVN encoded by the coding sequence ATGAAGAAAATTACAGTGGGAGCTTTATTGTTCTCAATGATGTTCGCAGGAGTTAATGCACAATCTTTAAAATCGCCGGACGGAAAGTTTGAAATGGACTTTCAGCTGAAGCAGGGAGTTCCTTATTATAACTTAAAATATAATGGAGCCGTAGTTGTTGAAGACTCTAAATTAGGATTGAGATTATTCAAAGATTCATCTATAAAATTCGCTTCTGAAATTGCAAAACCTGAAGATGAAAAATTTGATCTTAATAATGGTTTTACGAAAACAGATGAAAAGAGAGACTCTAAAAATGAAACCTGGCAGCCGGTTCTTGGAGAAAAGAAAAATTACATCAATCACTATAATGAGCTGGCGGTTACGCTTAACCAGGCTTCTTCAGATAGAAGTATTGTGGTTAAGTTCAGACTGTTTAATGACGGGCTAGGATTCAGATATGAATTTCCACAGCAGAAAAACCTGAATTATTTTGTGATCAGAGAAGAAGACTCTGAAATAGATTTTCCTACAGATATGAAAGCCTGGTGGATCGTAGCTGATTATGATTCGCAGGAATATCAGTATCAGACCACAAAAATTTCCGAAATTCCAGGCAGATGGGACAAAGCGTTTGATGCAAATGCTTCCCAGTCCTTGGTTAAAAATGCTGTTCAGTCTCCATTAATGCTTAAAAAAGAAGGAAAAGATCCTTTATATGTAAATGTAGCTGAGGCTGCAGTTTTAAATTATCCGGCTTCCCATTTAGAAGTGGATGCACAGAATTTCAAATTTAAAACTCACCTTACTGCCGACAGACAGGGAGCAAAAGGATATATCCAGACTCCGTCTACTACGCCTTGGAGAACTATTATCGTGTCCCCGAAAGCGGAAGAAGTGATGGATTCAAAAATGATTTTTAATCTTAACGAACCTACAAAATACACCGATACGTCTTATATTCATCCTACAAAATACATGGGAGTATGGTGGGAGATGATCATCGGAAAATCCCAGTGGGCGTATTCTACTGCAGAAAACGTCCATTTAGATACAACCGACTTTTCAAAGCTGACGCCGAACGGAAAACATGCGGCCAACAATACAAAAGTTAAAGAATATATCGATTTCGCAGCAGAAAACGGTTTTCAGGGACTGCTGATCGAAGGCTGGAATATCGGCTGGGAAGACTGGTTCGGACATTCAAAAGAATTTGTTTTTGATTTCATTACGCCTTACCCGGATTTTGACATCAAAATGCTAAACGAATATGCCCATTCTAAAGGAATAAAACTGATCATGCACCATGAAACGTCAGGTTCTGCAACGAACTATGAAAGATGGGCTGATAAAGCATTCCAGCTGATGAATAAATACGGTTATGATGCTGTAAAAACAGGCTATGTAGGGGATATTATTCCAAGGGGAGAACATCATTATTCCCAATGGACGATCAACCATTTTTATAGAATCGCAGAAAAAGCCAATGAATACAAGATCATGGTCAATTCTCATGAATCTGTACGCCCTACAGGAGAAAGCCGTACCTATCCGAACTATATCTCTGCAGAAGCGGCCCGCGGAACGGAATATGAAGCATTCGGAGGAAATAATGCCGACCACCAGACTATTCTGCCGTTCACAAGATGGATGGGAGGTTCAATGGATTATACGCCGGGAATTTTTCAGACCAAATTAGATTACTATTTCCCTGGAGACAAACGTTTTGTGAAAACTACGCTGGTAAAACAGTTAGCGCTTTATGTTACGATGTACATGCCATTGCAGATGGCTGCAGACCTTCCTGAAAATTACAAAAAACATATGGATGCCTTTCAGTTTATTAAAGATGTAGCCGCAGACTGGGATGATACTAAAATTTTATCAGCAGAGCCGGGAGATTATGTAATCACAGCGAGAAAGGCAAAAGGAACTGAAAACTGGTTTGTAGGAGGAATTACAGACGAAAATAAACGGGAGTACACCTTAGATTTCTCTTTCCTGGACAAAGGAAAAAAATATGAAGCGGTGATTTATGAAGATGGAAAAGATGCCGATTATATTGATAATCCTCAAAGCTATACCATCTACAAAAAACAGATCACAAGCAAGTCTAAGATCAGTTTCAAAATGGCAAGAAGCGGCGGATTTGCTGTTTCTATCAAGCCTGTGAACTAA